In Neisseria animalis, a single window of DNA contains:
- a CDS encoding conjugal transfer protein, producing the protein MSISFTLPDTRPYPETPVKNNLLLNASSLAHTSSAAQRKLAAESLQTEIRGMLQQNYYLGFSVAMSMAADSESYRVLLDSLNQVLNAENDDEIQWFAMPLVLVAGCNQAQSMSLTAPVAALNACFENYPHLRALNQASWLPFLVSSTELSDINAGQWFQAKQNLEAAQQFAAGFKPSELSLPSGQSVHVVFALGYGDSKTQAALGQNLLKAGLPLMQLWQEALNTDGVTLFVNPLSPTTPLRALTEGSHMRQRMAMDVFSTNAIRAIRLQSPRVGVAAAAQQGGKLLFSFNATDSAFELAPQVFNWVLSPTDNIAVIQQNFLDLMAECRVEHLYMLKEALPEHADAPTYAQALKADGFNPFFSNGAVCK; encoded by the coding sequence CGAAACGCCTGTTAAAAACAATCTGCTGCTGAATGCTTCCAGCCTTGCCCACACCTCCTCTGCCGCGCAACGCAAACTGGCTGCAGAATCCTTGCAAACCGAAATTCGGGGGATGTTGCAGCAAAACTACTATCTCGGTTTTTCGGTTGCCATGAGCATGGCTGCCGATTCGGAGAGTTACCGTGTCTTGCTCGACAGCCTCAATCAGGTATTGAATGCTGAAAATGATGATGAAATCCAATGGTTTGCCATGCCGCTGGTTTTGGTAGCCGGTTGCAACCAAGCCCAAAGCATGAGCTTGACCGCTCCCGTTGCTGCATTAAATGCTTGTTTTGAAAACTATCCCCACCTGCGCGCCCTCAATCAGGCTTCGTGGCTGCCGTTTTTGGTTTCTTCTACCGAATTGAGCGACATCAACGCAGGCCAATGGTTTCAAGCCAAGCAAAATTTGGAAGCCGCGCAACAATTTGCCGCGGGCTTCAAGCCGTCTGAATTATCACTGCCAAGCGGCCAGTCGGTACACGTTGTTTTTGCACTGGGCTACGGCGACAGCAAAACTCAAGCCGCGCTGGGACAAAACCTGCTCAAGGCCGGCCTGCCGCTGATGCAGTTGTGGCAGGAAGCCCTGAATACAGACGGCGTTACCCTGTTTGTCAATCCGCTTTCTCCTACCACGCCGCTGCGGGCATTAACCGAAGGCAGCCATATGCGCCAACGCATGGCGATGGACGTATTTTCCACCAATGCCATCCGCGCCATCAGGCTGCAAAGTCCCCGTGTCGGTGTGGCTGCCGCCGCACAACAGGGCGGAAAACTGCTGTTCAGCTTCAATGCGACCGACAGCGCATTCGAGCTGGCGCCGCAAGTGTTCAACTGGGTATTGTCGCCCACCGACAATATTGCCGTTATCCAGCAAAACTTTTTGGATTTGATGGCGGAATGCCGTGTCGAACACCTTTACATGCTGAAAGAAGCATTACCCGAACACGCCGATGCGCCCACTTACGCACAAGCCTTAAAAGCAGACGGCTTTAATCCGTTTTTCAGCAACGGGGCCGTCTGCAAATGA
- a CDS encoding low molecular weight protein-tyrosine-phosphatase, with amino-acid sequence MKHYHILFVCLGNICRSPMAECVLRHLASEAGVGQRIIVESAGTSGWHDGENMHAGTRKILTKHGISHLGFTSSKVKSSDIEHFDFIIAMDDSNLNDLERLFGKHPDKLFKLTDLIPESGYSSVPDPWYTGDFAETFRLVEAGSSALLKKLELV; translated from the coding sequence ATGAAGCATTATCACATCTTATTTGTCTGCCTCGGCAACATCTGCCGCTCTCCGATGGCAGAATGTGTTTTGCGCCATCTTGCCTCCGAAGCCGGTGTCGGTCAGCGCATCATAGTAGAGAGTGCCGGCACTTCCGGCTGGCACGACGGTGAGAATATGCACGCCGGCACCCGTAAAATCCTGACGAAACACGGCATCAGCCATCTTGGTTTTACCAGCAGCAAAGTGAAGAGCAGCGATATCGAACATTTTGATTTCATCATCGCGATGGACGACAGCAATCTGAACGATTTGGAACGTCTGTTCGGAAAACATCCCGACAAGCTGTTCAAACTTACCGACCTGATTCCCGAAAGCGGCTACTCGTCCGTGCCGGATCCATGGTACACCGGCGACTTTGCGGAAACCTTCCGTCTCGTGGAGGCAGGCAGCTCCGCCTTGTTGAAAAAACTGGAACTCGTTTGA
- a CDS encoding AMP-binding protein, whose translation MEKIWLQSYEAGVAHEIDVTRYQSINDVFEQSTRKFSDKPAFQNMGKILTYAETDRLSTQFASYLQNVLKLPRGERVAIMMPNLLQYPVALFGILKAGLIIVNTNPLYTPRELEHQLKDSGATTIIVLENFANTLELVLPRTDIQNVIVASVGEMFGAIKGNLINFVLRKVKKMVPEYRIPHAITFQAALKQGAAHTFKTVSVTREDTAFIQYTGGTTGVAKGAVLSHGNICANMMQGHEWIKQKLKEGEETVIAALPLYHVFALTINLMIFSSIGSKIVLITNPRDMKSFIADMKKERVSVFVGVNTLFNGLVNRPDFAEIDFSGLKLSFGGGMATQRAVAEKWKKLTGTPIVEAYGLTEASPGVCANPLNIPAYTGSIGLPVCSTEVQLRNADGTEVPQGQPGEMWVRGPQVMKGYWNRPEETAKVIDKDGWLETGDIAVVDEKGWFKLVDRKKDLIVVSGFNVYPNEVEEVIAHHDKVLEVACIGIPSEKTGEAIKVFVVKKDSSLTEEELIAFCRTELTAYKVPRNIEFREELPKSNVGKILRRELRDENKN comes from the coding sequence ATGGAAAAGATTTGGCTTCAAAGCTATGAAGCGGGCGTTGCCCACGAAATTGACGTTACCCGTTATCAGTCGATTAACGATGTTTTCGAGCAAAGTACCCGAAAATTTTCGGATAAACCTGCCTTCCAAAACATGGGCAAAATATTGACTTATGCGGAAACCGACCGTCTCTCTACCCAGTTTGCCTCTTATCTGCAAAATGTTTTAAAACTGCCGCGCGGCGAGCGCGTTGCCATCATGATGCCCAACCTGCTGCAATACCCCGTTGCCTTGTTCGGCATTTTGAAAGCCGGTCTGATTATCGTTAATACCAATCCGCTCTACACCCCGCGGGAGTTGGAACACCAATTAAAAGACAGCGGTGCGACCACCATCATCGTTTTGGAAAACTTCGCCAATACGCTGGAATTGGTGTTGCCGCGTACCGACATTCAAAACGTCATCGTCGCTTCGGTTGGCGAAATGTTCGGCGCAATCAAAGGCAACTTAATCAACTTTGTATTGCGGAAAGTCAAAAAAATGGTACCCGAATACCGCATTCCGCATGCCATCACTTTTCAGGCGGCATTAAAACAAGGTGCGGCACATACCTTCAAAACCGTTTCCGTTACCCGTGAAGATACCGCATTCATTCAATATACCGGCGGCACCACCGGTGTCGCAAAAGGTGCGGTATTGAGCCACGGCAACATCTGCGCCAATATGATGCAGGGACACGAATGGATTAAGCAAAAATTAAAAGAAGGCGAAGAAACCGTTATCGCTGCCCTGCCCCTGTATCATGTCTTTGCCCTAACCATCAACCTGATGATTTTCTCCAGCATCGGTTCGAAAATCGTGTTGATTACCAACCCGCGCGACATGAAATCATTTATCGCCGACATGAAAAAAGAGCGCGTCAGCGTATTTGTCGGCGTCAATACTTTGTTCAACGGTCTGGTCAACCGCCCTGATTTTGCCGAAATCGACTTTTCCGGCTTGAAACTTTCATTTGGCGGCGGCATGGCCACCCAAAGAGCCGTAGCCGAAAAATGGAAAAAACTGACCGGCACGCCGATTGTCGAAGCCTACGGCCTCACGGAAGCCAGCCCCGGCGTTTGCGCCAACCCCTTGAATATCCCCGCCTATACCGGCTCTATCGGCCTGCCTGTCTGCTCGACCGAAGTCCAGCTCCGAAATGCAGACGGCACGGAAGTTCCCCAAGGGCAGCCGGGCGAAATGTGGGTACGGGGGCCGCAAGTCATGAAAGGCTACTGGAACCGTCCTGAAGAAACGGCCAAAGTTATCGACAAAGACGGCTGGCTGGAAACCGGCGATATTGCAGTCGTAGATGAAAAAGGCTGGTTTAAACTGGTTGACCGCAAAAAAGACCTGATTGTGGTTTCCGGCTTCAATGTTTACCCGAACGAAGTCGAAGAAGTCATCGCACACCACGACAAAGTTCTTGAAGTGGCCTGTATCGGTATTCCGAGCGAAAAAACCGGCGAAGCAATTAAAGTTTTCGTCGTCAAAAAAGATTCTTCGCTTACCGAGGAAGAACTCATCGCTTTCTGCCGGACAGAACTGACCGCATACAAAGTACCCCGCAATATCGAATTCCGCGAGGAACTGCCCAAATCCAACGTAGGCAAAATCCTGCGCCGCGAGCTGCGGGACGAAAACAAAAACTGA
- a CDS encoding CTP synthase, translating to MTKFIFVTGGVVSSLGKGIAAASIATILESRGLKVTMLKLDPYINVDPGTMSPFQHGEVFVTDDGAETDLDLGHYERFINSTMNKRNSFSAGQVYENVIAKERRGDYLGGTVQVIPHITDEIKRRIHDGAAGYDVAIVEIGGTVGDIESLPFLEAIRQMRSQLGRNNTLFAHLSYVPYIAAAGEIKTKPTQHSVKEMRSIGIQPDILICRMDRIMPEDERRKIALFCNVEERAVVGSYDADSIYQIPEMLHNQGIDSIITEQLQLNVQQADLTEWKKIVHAIQNPKHTAKIAMVGKYVDLTESYKSLIEALKHAGIHTETDVQITFVDSEAIEKNNGDVSMLQDMDAILVPGGFGSRGVEGKIAAVRYARENNVPYLGICLGMQIALIEYARNMAGLEGATSTEFDLKTKYPVIGLIDEWQTADGNVETRDENADLGGTMRLGAQEVDLKAGSLAAKIYGSERIRERHRHRYEVNNNFLPQLESAGLVIGGVSAGRERLVETIELPDHPWFFACQFHPEFTSNPRKGHPLFTSFVKAALSNKKA from the coding sequence ATGACTAAATTTATTTTCGTAACCGGCGGCGTCGTATCTTCACTGGGCAAAGGTATCGCCGCCGCTTCTATTGCCACCATTCTCGAATCACGCGGCTTGAAAGTAACCATGCTCAAGCTCGATCCCTATATCAACGTCGATCCCGGAACGATGAGCCCGTTTCAACACGGAGAAGTATTCGTTACCGATGACGGCGCGGAAACCGATCTCGACTTGGGCCACTACGAGCGTTTCATCAACTCCACGATGAACAAGCGTAACAGCTTTTCCGCCGGCCAAGTCTATGAAAACGTAATCGCCAAAGAACGTCGTGGCGACTATTTGGGCGGAACGGTACAAGTCATTCCCCATATTACAGACGAAATCAAACGCCGCATTCATGATGGCGCGGCCGGTTATGATGTAGCCATTGTCGAAATCGGCGGTACAGTCGGCGACATCGAATCGCTGCCGTTTCTGGAGGCCATCCGCCAAATGCGCAGCCAACTCGGCCGCAACAATACTTTATTTGCCCACCTGAGCTACGTTCCCTATATTGCTGCCGCCGGCGAAATCAAAACCAAACCTACCCAGCATTCCGTTAAAGAAATGCGCAGCATCGGCATTCAGCCCGACATTCTCATCTGCCGCATGGACCGCATCATGCCGGAAGACGAACGCCGCAAAATCGCACTTTTCTGTAATGTGGAAGAGCGTGCGGTAGTCGGCAGTTACGATGCCGACAGCATTTACCAAATTCCCGAAATGCTGCACAACCAAGGCATAGACAGCATCATTACCGAGCAGCTGCAACTAAACGTACAGCAGGCGGATTTGACCGAATGGAAAAAAATCGTTCATGCGATTCAAAATCCGAAACACACCGCCAAGATTGCCATGGTAGGCAAATACGTTGATTTGACCGAATCCTACAAATCGCTGATTGAAGCATTGAAACACGCCGGTATCCATACCGAAACCGATGTACAGATTACCTTTGTCGACAGCGAAGCCATCGAGAAAAACAACGGCGATGTTTCCATGCTGCAGGATATGGATGCCATTCTGGTTCCCGGCGGCTTCGGCTCGCGCGGTGTAGAAGGCAAAATCGCAGCCGTCCGTTATGCGCGCGAAAACAATGTTCCCTATTTGGGCATCTGCCTCGGCATGCAAATCGCCTTAATCGAATACGCCCGCAATATGGCCGGCTTGGAAGGCGCAACTTCTACCGAATTCGATCTGAAAACCAAATATCCGGTAATCGGTTTGATTGACGAATGGCAAACTGCAGACGGCAATGTAGAAACGCGTGACGAAAATGCCGACTTGGGCGGTACCATGCGTTTGGGCGCACAAGAAGTCGATTTAAAAGCAGGCAGCCTTGCCGCGAAAATCTACGGCAGCGAACGCATCCGCGAACGCCACCGCCACCGCTATGAAGTCAACAACAACTTCCTGCCGCAACTCGAATCCGCAGGCTTGGTCATCGGCGGTGTTTCCGCAGGCCGCGAGCGTTTGGTCGAAACCATCGAACTGCCCGATCACCCGTGGTTCTTTGCCTGCCAATTCCACCCGGAATTTACCTCCAACCCGCGTAAAGGCCATCCGCTCTTTACTTCCTTCGTCAAAGCGGCTTTGAGTAATAAGAAGGCTTAA
- a CDS encoding type II toxin-antitoxin system HicB family antitoxin: MYYSIAIEPPSTPSECFGVIVPDLPGCFSAGDSIDDAIKSSCEAIYLHLDGISDDGEEIPLAKIVSDHANNPDFQGMIWALVDIDLSKYDVKAIKST, encoded by the coding sequence ATGTACTACTCAATCGCCATTGAACCTCCTAGCACTCCAAGCGAATGCTTTGGGGTGATTGTTCCTGATTTGCCGGGATGTTTTAGTGCTGGTGATAGCATTGATGATGCCATCAAAAGCTCGTGCGAAGCGATATATCTGCATTTGGACGGCATTTCAGACGATGGCGAAGAAATTCCACTCGCCAAAATAGTATCCGACCACGCCAATAACCCGGATTTTCAAGGTATGATTTGGGCTTTAGTGGATATTGATTTATCAAAATATGACGTAAAAGCCATAAAATCAACGTAA
- the tilS gene encoding tRNA lysidine(34) synthetase TilS, translating into MDLFEQFMRGFPKLEDFSRIEVGLSGGLDSVVLLHLLARAARQHRFDLRAVHVHHGLSENADIWAGFCQNLCSRLNIPLRVVRIQIEQDGSGIEAAARKQRYRVFADGLSDIVALAHHQDDQAETFLLAAVRGGGLRGLAAMPVWRNLNSQTRIWRPLLEFGRCDLAAYAEEQGLDYVEDESNADNRFLRNWFRNEVLPHWQLRIPSVQRHILANIRSLQQDLALLDQVIEADYQDICSDGFFDIAKWRASDDLRRRHVLLHFLRSHDVTAPQAVVHEMERVLLQAEQGEWRLPQADIYAYRNRLRLLPKGWEHRLPWTEKPLKGRLQTILQTAGFVLKPHPNGLSEAALHQQGMIRTFHTGDHIAQAYGSKTVGKILQEAHVLPAVRRHWPVLADVSGQHCLAVANFRTDCNQSAEEGWWPVYEPFQAFY; encoded by the coding sequence ATGGATTTGTTTGAACAATTTATGCGCGGTTTTCCCAAGCTTGAGGACTTTTCCCGCATTGAAGTCGGTTTGAGCGGCGGTTTGGATTCAGTCGTATTATTGCATTTGTTGGCGCGGGCTGCACGGCAACACCGTTTTGATTTGCGTGCGGTTCATGTTCATCACGGTTTGAGTGAGAACGCCGATATATGGGCAGGGTTTTGCCAAAACTTATGCAGCCGCTTGAATATTCCGCTGCGGGTAGTACGCATACAAATCGAGCAAGACGGCTCAGGCATCGAAGCCGCCGCCAGAAAGCAGCGTTACCGTGTATTTGCAGACGGCCTGAGCGATATTGTCGCCTTGGCACACCATCAGGACGATCAGGCGGAAACCTTTTTGCTGGCTGCCGTACGCGGTGGCGGATTACGCGGATTGGCCGCCATGCCGGTTTGGCGGAATCTGAACAGCCAAACGAGAATTTGGCGGCCTCTGTTGGAATTTGGCCGTTGCGATTTGGCGGCTTATGCTGAAGAGCAAGGGCTGGATTATGTAGAAGATGAAAGCAATGCGGACAACCGCTTTTTGCGAAACTGGTTTCGCAATGAGGTGCTTCCTCACTGGCAGTTGCGGATACCTTCGGTGCAACGGCATATTTTAGCCAATATCCGGTCGTTGCAGCAGGATTTAGCATTATTGGATCAGGTAATCGAAGCAGATTATCAAGATATATGCTCCGATGGTTTTTTCGATATAGCCAAATGGCGGGCATCAGATGATTTGCGCCGTCGCCATGTGTTGCTGCACTTTTTACGCAGTCATGATGTTACCGCACCTCAAGCCGTTGTTCATGAGATGGAAAGGGTACTGCTGCAGGCAGAGCAAGGCGAATGGCGTTTGCCGCAAGCAGATATTTATGCCTACCGAAACCGCTTGCGGCTGTTGCCTAAGGGGTGGGAACATCGGCTTCCGTGGACGGAAAAACCGTTGAAAGGCCGTCTGCAAACCATTTTGCAGACGGCAGGTTTTGTCTTGAAACCGCACCCGAACGGTTTATCCGAAGCAGCGCTTCATCAGCAGGGTATGATTCGGACGTTTCATACAGGAGATCATATTGCCCAAGCATACGGCAGTAAAACCGTCGGCAAAATTTTGCAGGAAGCACACGTTTTGCCTGCCGTCCGCCGCCATTGGCCGGTACTGGCCGATGTTTCCGGTCAACATTGTTTGGCGGTTGCAAATTTCCGTACCGATTGTAATCAGTCGGCTGAAGAAGGGTGGTGGCCGGTGTATGAGCCGTTTCAGGCGTTTTACTGA
- a CDS encoding acetyl-CoA carboxylase carboxyltransferase subunit alpha produces MKPVFLDFEQPIAELTNKIDELRFVQGESAVDISDEIARLQKKSNDLTKSIFSKLTPAQISQVSRHPQRPYTLDYIDALFTDFEELHGDRHYADDYAVVGGLARFNGQSVVVIGHQKGRDTKEKIRRNFGMPRPEGYRKALRLMQTAEKFGLPVMTFVDTPGAYPGIGAEERGQSEAIGRNLYELTRLRVPVLCTIIGEGGSGGALAIAVGDYVNMLQYSTYSVISPEGCASILWKTAEKAADAAQALGITAQRLKELNLIDRVIDEPLGGAHRNYEAVMSSVKTVLEAQLYEAQALPMADLLDRRFDRIMAYGKFTEK; encoded by the coding sequence ATGAAACCTGTTTTTTTGGACTTTGAACAACCGATTGCCGAGCTTACCAATAAAATTGACGAGCTGCGGTTTGTACAGGGTGAGTCGGCAGTGGATATTTCCGATGAAATTGCCCGCCTGCAAAAGAAAAGCAATGATCTGACCAAATCCATTTTCAGCAAGCTGACACCTGCCCAAATTTCACAGGTCTCGCGCCACCCGCAGCGTCCTTACACGCTGGATTACATCGATGCGCTGTTTACCGATTTTGAAGAGCTGCACGGCGACCGCCATTATGCGGACGACTATGCCGTTGTCGGCGGCTTGGCACGTTTCAACGGCCAAAGCGTAGTGGTTATCGGCCATCAGAAAGGTCGGGATACCAAAGAAAAAATCCGCCGCAACTTCGGCATGCCGCGCCCCGAAGGCTACCGCAAAGCCCTGCGCCTGATGCAGACGGCGGAAAAATTCGGTCTGCCGGTGATGACTTTTGTCGATACCCCGGGCGCGTATCCGGGCATTGGCGCGGAAGAGCGCGGCCAATCCGAAGCCATCGGCCGCAATTTGTATGAATTAACCCGTCTGCGCGTGCCGGTATTGTGTACCATTATCGGCGAAGGCGGTTCCGGCGGCGCGCTGGCGATTGCTGTCGGCGATTATGTCAATATGTTGCAATATTCTACTTATTCGGTTATTTCTCCGGAAGGTTGCGCGTCGATTTTATGGAAAACCGCCGAAAAAGCCGCCGATGCCGCACAGGCTTTGGGCATTACCGCGCAACGCTTGAAAGAGCTGAATCTGATCGACCGTGTTATTGATGAACCGCTGGGCGGTGCACACCGCAATTACGAAGCGGTAATGAGCAGCGTGAAAACCGTATTGGAAGCACAACTGTACGAAGCGCAAGCCTTGCCGATGGCAGATCTGCTGGACCGCCGTTTCGACCGTATTATGGCATACGGAAAATTTACGGAAAAATAA
- a CDS encoding RNA-binding S4 domain-containing protein, with protein MKNDHDNGAMRLDKWLWAARFFKTRALAQKHIELGRVQVNGSKVKNSKNISAGDTIDLTLNSLPYKIKVLALNHQRRPAPEARLLYEEDMKTAAEREAQKLLDQASRITAAYPDGRPTKRDRRQLDKVKRDSWL; from the coding sequence ATGAAAAACGACCACGACAACGGCGCAATGCGTTTGGACAAATGGCTTTGGGCGGCACGTTTTTTCAAAACACGCGCGCTGGCACAAAAACACATCGAATTGGGACGTGTCCAAGTTAACGGCAGCAAAGTGAAAAACAGTAAAAACATCAGCGCCGGCGATACCATTGATTTGACGCTCAATTCCCTGCCCTACAAAATCAAGGTGCTGGCACTCAACCACCAGCGCCGTCCCGCGCCGGAAGCACGTTTGCTCTATGAAGAAGACATGAAAACCGCTGCCGAACGCGAGGCGCAGAAGCTGCTCGATCAAGCCAGCCGCATTACCGCTGCTTACCCCGACGGCCGCCCGACCAAACGCGACCGCCGCCAACTCGACAAGGTCAAGCGCGACAGTTGGCTGTAA
- the recD gene encoding exodeoxyribonuclease V subunit alpha, whose translation MTPTPVSDLNHSAAFATTVFLSRFAPEEAKIVQPYIEQLFGALQNGHSFIRLNDAQAAELQQAGKIVGGSGNTPLVLQGRRLFLGRLWQLEHDLAKEIKRLATAETEAVDWLQAAQNLADWFGSAGSNGQRDAAALALLQPFMLITGGPGTGKTTTVAKLLGLICANSRSSLPRISLAAPTGKAAAHMAKALHRALDGFALADGIKRHLQQLEGQTVHRLLKLRPPQMLPAFDKHSPLPLDILVVDEASMLDISLLLQLLRALPDGCRVIFLGDPYQLPSVGVGAVLSALVQPTILDGKTHQELSGYLPQHGFTVSEDAPPLSKNTAHLSVSHRFGADSGIGCLARAVLAGEAEEAWAQFARFPDDLELGSGTFGQQAVKLYGLHEAYWQAVDKGDVALAYGHAADVVVLTAWRQDAEAFNQAYTDYLRRQARANGVLPYFAGQIIMISRNDYTLDLFNGDIGLIMPSAKQQDTLAAYFPIADGFKEVAISRLPEFETAFAMTVHKSQGSEYREVWLLPPSVPQNTESEAEGDALAGLNNALLYTGITRARNRFVFWGGQSELVAAVHTRKKRQTALKEMLEAVFRED comes from the coding sequence ATGACTCCAACCCCCGTTTCCGATTTGAATCATTCTGCTGCATTTGCTACTACGGTGTTTTTATCACGATTTGCGCCCGAAGAGGCAAAAATCGTGCAACCCTATATAGAACAACTGTTTGGCGCGTTGCAAAACGGACATTCGTTTATCCGCTTGAATGACGCGCAAGCAGCCGAATTGCAACAGGCCGGGAAAATTGTCGGCGGCAGCGGCAATACGCCTTTGGTGCTTCAAGGGCGGAGGCTGTTTTTAGGGCGGCTGTGGCAGCTTGAGCATGATTTGGCAAAAGAAATCAAGCGATTGGCTACGGCAGAAACCGAGGCGGTGGATTGGTTGCAGGCCGCACAGAATTTGGCAGACTGGTTCGGCAGTGCAGGCAGCAACGGGCAGCGGGACGCGGCGGCCTTGGCATTGCTCCAGCCGTTTATGTTGATTACCGGCGGACCGGGTACGGGCAAAACCACCACCGTTGCCAAGCTGCTGGGCTTGATTTGTGCCAACAGCCGAAGCTCTCTGCCCCGGATTTCATTGGCCGCACCCACGGGAAAAGCAGCAGCCCACATGGCAAAAGCCCTGCACCGCGCTTTGGACGGCTTCGCCCTTGCAGACGGCATCAAACGGCACTTGCAGCAGTTGGAAGGGCAAACCGTACACCGTTTGCTGAAACTGCGCCCACCGCAAATGCTGCCCGCGTTTGATAAACATTCGCCGTTGCCGTTGGATATTTTAGTGGTTGACGAAGCCTCCATGTTGGATATTTCCCTGCTGTTGCAACTGCTGCGTGCGCTGCCGGACGGCTGCCGGGTCATTTTTCTCGGTGACCCTTACCAACTGCCGTCGGTAGGAGTGGGGGCAGTATTGTCGGCATTGGTGCAACCCACGATCTTGGACGGCAAAACCCATCAGGAATTGAGCGGTTATCTTCCGCAACACGGTTTTACCGTCAGCGAAGACGCGCCGCCGTTGTCAAAAAATACCGCGCATTTGAGCGTCAGCCACCGTTTTGGAGCCGACAGCGGTATCGGCTGTCTGGCAAGGGCGGTGTTGGCGGGAGAGGCTGAAGAGGCTTGGGCACAGTTTGCGCGCTTTCCCGATGATTTGGAACTCGGCTCGGGAACCTTCGGGCAGCAGGCAGTCAAGCTCTACGGCCTGCATGAAGCCTATTGGCAGGCCGTGGATAAAGGAGATGTCGCGTTGGCTTACGGACACGCCGCCGATGTGGTAGTACTGACGGCATGGCGGCAGGATGCGGAAGCATTCAATCAGGCATATACCGATTATTTGCGGCGGCAGGCGCGTGCCAACGGTGTTTTGCCTTATTTTGCCGGACAAATCATCATGATTTCCCGCAACGATTACACGCTGGATTTATTTAACGGCGATATTGGTTTGATTATGCCGTCTGCAAAACAGCAGGATACCTTGGCCGCCTATTTTCCGATTGCAGACGGCTTTAAAGAAGTGGCCATCAGCCGTTTGCCCGAATTTGAAACCGCATTCGCCATGACGGTACACAAGAGCCAAGGTTCGGAATATCGAGAAGTCTGGCTGTTGCCGCCGAGCGTACCGCAAAACACGGAATCGGAAGCAGAGGGCGACGCGCTTGCCGGCTTGAACAATGCCCTGTTGTACACCGGCATTACCCGCGCCCGCAACCGCTTTGTGTTTTGGGGCGGGCAGAGCGAGCTGGTTGCGGCAGTCCATACCCGCAAAAAACGCCAAACCGCGCTGAAAGAAATGTTGGAGGCTGTATTTCGGGAAGATTGA
- the lolD gene encoding lipoprotein-releasing ABC transporter ATP-binding protein LolD, which produces MSNISEKQMVLKCENVGKDYNDGVLNVRVLNGLNLEVAQGQSVSIIGSSGSGKSTLLHILGGLDKPSEGRVILMDNDLGQLNQKQLGLLRNRYLGFVYQFHHLLPEFSALENVMMPMLIAKKPKAEAEAQAAEMLDKVGLKQRMLHRPSELSGGERQRAAIARALVMQPKCLLADEPTGNLDRKNAQNILDMMLDLKNELGTSLVVVTHDDELACRFERVMTMSDGRLLNKS; this is translated from the coding sequence ATGAGTAATATTTCTGAAAAACAAATGGTGCTCAAATGTGAAAACGTCGGCAAAGACTATAACGACGGCGTGTTAAACGTGCGGGTGTTAAACGGTTTGAACCTTGAGGTGGCTCAGGGGCAGAGTGTCAGCATCATCGGCTCTTCCGGCAGCGGAAAATCCACACTGCTGCATATTCTCGGCGGTTTGGACAAGCCGTCTGAAGGCCGCGTTATCCTGATGGACAACGATTTGGGTCAGTTGAATCAGAAGCAGTTGGGTCTTCTGCGTAACCGCTATTTGGGTTTTGTTTACCAATTCCATCATTTGCTGCCGGAATTTTCGGCTTTGGAAAACGTGATGATGCCGATGCTGATCGCGAAAAAGCCCAAAGCGGAAGCCGAAGCGCAGGCAGCGGAAATGCTGGATAAGGTCGGCTTGAAACAGCGTATGCTGCACCGTCCGAGCGAACTCTCCGGCGGAGAACGGCAGCGCGCCGCCATTGCACGTGCTTTGGTCATGCAGCCGAAATGTTTGCTGGCCGACGAGCCGACAGGCAACCTCGATCGCAAAAATGCCCAAAATATTTTGGATATGATGTTGGATTTGAAAAACGAATTGGGCACGAGTTTGGTAGTCGTTACCCATGATGACGAGCTTGCCTGCCGCTTTGAACGCGTGATGACGATGAGCGACGGGCGTTTGCTGAACAAATCGTAA